The Engystomops pustulosus chromosome 1, aEngPut4.maternal, whole genome shotgun sequence genome has a window encoding:
- the LOC140123977 gene encoding uncharacterized protein: MSQSQASSIKTRSRASSSKASTTSNAAAIARAKAEAARTRATFAEQEMQLKLQQASLEAERARQQASLEAERAQEQASLDLERARLEATLEKLTIEREAAAAMAEAEILEAAAFSHSEPSRHSSMPDLEQEPQDTLERTSEYVLQHPACTPQTTHETKVTNCESSPRHHILCQEVDLRPQFCKQENDTAQVNFPAYQRTQASSQRPGSYYTPRQCGTVKPKEETSDRYGYTPHSHQGNHLPTCLSTNQATIDFAKFFARRELVIKGLVKFNDRPENYRAWRSSFQSLIRDLDLYSREELDLLVKWLGDESAEHAKRIRAININYPETGLKMIWDRLDECYGSAEVIENSLFKRIDDFPRITSKGYQKLRELSDLLTELQVAKAEGDLMGLAFLDTARGVNPIVQKLPHNLQEKWVNHGFKYKEIHDVQFPPFSVFVEFITQQAKIRNDPSFDFTLSCATPSGLKQHKTPVAVHKTNVSSKSNSYRPSSSSHQDGRSTDPSKQCPLHKKPHSLLKCRGFREKSMEDRKAFLRENKICYKCCLATSHFAKDCKVSVKCTECDSTDHNSALHPGPPPWASSHIESGQEQGGEEGNTETETPDVISQCTEVCKGLVGGRSCSKICLVRVYPTGCKDKAFKVYAILDDQSNKSLARSTFFDIFNIKGPSSPYSLKTCAGTVETAGRRATGYTIESIDGRTCLTLPTIIECNQIPDNRSEIPTPDVAKHQPHLKHIAHLIPKLDPQAQIILLLGRDILQVHKPRHQINGPHNAPFAQKLDLGWVIVGDVCIGGVHRPTSVNNMLTSTLENGRPSLFQPCYSNIFIKELPHSIPLPCHITSNLCDNHTCTSDHDHLGCTVFQRTKEDNQLAMSFEDRLFLEIMEQGIVKDESNSWIAPLPFRPKRQCLPNNREQVYKRFASLRRNLQKKPVMKDHFFTFMERVFENSHAEIAPTLKDSEECWYLPIFGVYHPKKPGQIRVVFDSSAKFEGVSLNDVLLPGPDLNNRLLGVLLRFRRDSVAFMADIQQMFHCFLVKEEHRNFLRFFWFKDNNPLEEPIEYRMRVHIFGNSPSPSVAIYGLKHSAREGEKEYGSDVTQFVKKDFYVDDCLKSLPTNESAISLLKRAQEMLANSNLRLHKIASNSKTLMEAFPSHDYSNDLKDLSTDTFPMQRSLGLLWDLKSDTFTFQVSEEEKPFTRRGVLSAINSLYDPLGFAAPVTIQGKAILRDLTHDASDWDEQLPNEKKVLWVEWKDSLTNLSHLHVARSYAPVPSTEVQLQRLYVFSDASIKAIAAVAYLKTVDIKGQCHIGFVMGKAKLAPLPEHTIPRLELCAAVLAVELAEMIATEMHLEIKDAVFYTDSKVVLGYIYNESRRFYVYVNNRVLRIRRSTLPKQWHFVPTDQNPADQATRSVAANRLKDTTWFTGPAFLYSSEHGTTDLKTFELVDADKDAEIRPKASTLHTVTSDNYLKSHRFSRFSTWKSLVRAITLLTHIARSFKNTKLANVKECKGWHLCKMFFRPVTELILLLSSEDSCGGID; encoded by the coding sequence ATGTCACAAAGCCAAGCGTCTTCTATCAAGACAAGGTCACGGGCCAGTTCCTCAAAAGCATCTACCACTAGCAATGCAGCCGCCATCGCCCGCGCAAAAGCGGAAGCAGCGAGGACACGGGCTACCTTTGCTGAACAAGAGATGCAGTTGAAATTACAACAAGCCTCtttagaagcagagagggcaagacaacaagcctccttagaagcagagagggcacaaGAACAGGCTTCTCTGGACTTAGAAAGAGCACGCTTGGAAGCAACACTTGAGAAGCTGACAATTGAGAGGGAAGCCGCAGCTGCCATGGCGGAAGCAGAAATCTTAGAGGCAGCCGCGTTCTCTCACAGCGAGCCCAGCAGACACAGTAGTATGCCTGATCTGGAACAAGAACCCCAGGATACACTAGAACGCACTTCAGAATATGTCCTTCAACATCCTGCGTGTACTCCTCAGACTACACATGAAACAAAGGTTACCAACTGCGAGTCAAGTCCAAGACATCATATTTTATGTCAAGAAGTGGACCTCAGACCACAGTTCTGCAAGCAAGAGAATGACACAGCTCAAGTCAACTTCCCTGCCTACCAGAGAACCCAAGCTTCATCCCAGCGTCCAGGAAGTTACTACACTCCCAGACAGTGTGGCACTGTGAAACCTAAAGAAGAGACTTCTGACAGGTATGGCTACACACCACACTCTCACCAAGGCAACCATTTGCCAACCTGTCTCAGCACAAACCAAGCCACAATAGACTTTGCTAAGTTCTTTGCTCGACGTGAGCTTGTCATCAAAGGACTTGTAAAGTTCAATGATCGCCCTGAGAACTATAGGGCTTGGCGATCCTCATTCCAGAGCCTAATAAGAGACTTAGACCTGTATTCTAGGGAAGAGCTAGATCTACTGGTGAAATGGCTTGGAGATGAATCTGCTGAGCATGCTAAGAGGATCAGAGCCATTAACATAAACTATCCAGAAACAGGCTTAAAGATGATCTGGGATAGACTCGATGAGTGTTATGGCTCAGCAGAGGTTATAGAAAATTCATTATTCAAAAGAATTGATGACTTCCCTAGAATAACTAGCAAGGGCTACCAAAAACTTAGGGAACTAAGTGATCTGTTAACTGAACTACAGGTTGCCAAAGCAGAAGGAGATTTAATGGGACTTGCATTTCTTGACACAGCCAGAGGTGTCAACCCTATAGTGCAAAAACTACCTCACAACCTACAAGAGAAGTGGGTCAATCATGGTTTCAAGTACAAGGAAATCCATGATGTACAGTTTCCACCCTTCAGTGTATTTGTGGAATTTATTACTCAGCAAGCAAAAATCAGAAATGATCCCAGTTTCGATTTTACTCTATCCTGTGCCACTCCATCTGGTCTTAAACAACATAAAACTCCGGTAGCAGTTCACAAAACTAATGTTTCTTCTAAAAGTAATTCTTACAGGCCTTCAAGCTCCTCCCACCAGGATGGAAGATCCACGGACCCAAGTAAGCAGTGTCCCCTGCACAAGAAGCCACATTCCCTACTGAAATGCAGAGGCTTCagagagaagtccatggaggaccgCAAAGCTTTCCTAAGGGAGAACAAAATCTGCTACAAGTGCTGCTTAGCAACATCACACTTCGCAAAGGACTGTAAGGTCAGTGTTAAATGTACAGAATGTGACAGCAcagatcacaactcagctttacaCCCTGGGCCACCACCGTGGGCCTCGTCTCATATAGAAAGTGGCCAGGAACAAGGTGGAGAGGAGGGAAATACTGAAACAGAGACACCAGACGTTATTTCTCAATGCACTGAGGTCTGCAAAGGACTTGTAGGTGGCAGGTCCTGCTCAAAAATCTGTCTTGTCAGAGTTTACCCAACGGGCTGCAAAGACAAAGCCTTCAAAGTATATGCCATTCTTGATGACCAAAGTAATAAATCTCTGGCTAGATCTACTTTCTTTGACATTTTCAACATTAAGGGACCCAGCTCTCCCTACTCCCTAAAGACTTGTGCAGGCACTGTTGAGACGGCGGGGAGAAGAGCTACTGGGTACACAATAGAGTCTATAGATGGTCGCACCTGCCTGACTTTACCAACCATAATCGAGTGTAACCAGATCCCTGATAACAGGTCTGAAATCCCTACACCAGATGTTGCAAAACACCAACCCCATTTGAAGCATATAGCTCATCTCATACCAAAGTTAGATCCTCAAGCTCAGATAATTCTGCTCCTTGGAAGAGATATCTTGCAAGTTCACAAGCCTAGACATCAAATTAATGGTCCTCACAATGCTCCATTTGCCCAGAAACTTGACCTAGGGTGGGTGATTGTAGGTGATGTTTGTATAGGTGGTGTACACAGACCCACTTCGGTGAACAACATGCTTACCAGCACATTAGAGAATGGACGCCCTTCTCTCTTTCAACCATGTTACAGTAACATCTTCATAAAAGAGCTTCCACACAGCATTCCTCTACCCTGTCATATCACTAGCAACCTTTGTGACAACCATACTTGTACTAGTGACCATGACCACTTAGGATGCACAGTCTTCCAGAGAacaaaggaagacaatcaactGGCAATGTCCTTTGAGGATAGACTGTTCTTAGAAATAATGGAGCAAGGAATAGTTAAAGACGAATCAAATAGCTGGATAGCACCTCTTCCCTTCAGACCCAAAAGGCAGTGTTTGCCTAACAATCGAGAACAAGTTTATAAACGCTTTGCTTCCCTTAGACGGAATCTTCAGAAAAAGCCTGTTATGAAAGACCACTTCTTTACATTTATGGAAAGAGTATTTGAGAACTCCCATGCAGAGATAGCTCCAACCTTAAAGGATTCAGAGGAATGCTGGTATCTACCTATATTTGGAGTCTACCACCCAAAGAAACCAGGACAGATAAGAGTAGTATTTGACTCTAGTGCCAAATTTGAGGGTGTTTCCTTAAATGATGTCCTACTGCCAGGTCCAGACCTCAACAACCGACTCCTTGGAGTGCTTCTCAGATTTCGAAGAGACTCTGTTGCATTTATGGCTGACATCCAACAAATGTTCCACTGCTTTCTTGTTAAAGAGGAACACCGAAATTTCCTTAGGTTCTTTTGGTTCAAGGACAACAACCCCTTGGAAGAACCCATCGAGTATCGCATGCGTGTGCACATTTTTGGTAACAGCCCTTCCCCATCAGTGGCTATATATGGACTTAAACATTCAGCCAGGGAGGGTGAGAAAGAATATGGTTCAGACGTTACACAGTTTGTCAAAAAGGACTTTTATGTGGATGACTGTTTAAAATCGCTACCTACAAATGAGTCTGCAATCAGTCTTCTTAAGAGAGCTCAAGAAATGCTCGCTAATTCAAACCTGAGACTCCATAAAATTGCCTCCAACAGCAAAACATTGATGGAAGCATTTCCCTCTCATGATTACAGCAATGACTTAAAGGACTTAAGTACTGACACTTTTCCAATGCAACGTAGTCTTGGACTGCTCTGGGACTTAAAGTCTGACACCTTTACCTTCCAAGTCAGCGAGGAAGAGAAACCCTTTACTCGGAGAGGAGTACTATCTGCTATAAACAGCTTGTATGATCCTTTAGGGTTTGCAGCTCCTGTTACCATCCAAGGTAAAGCAATACTTAGAGATTTGactcatgatgcctctgactgggatGAACAACTTCCCAATGAAAAGAAAGTACTGTGGGTAGAGTGGAAGGACTCTCTAACAAATCTCTCTCATCTACATGTTGCACGCTCATATGCCCCTGTGCCATCTACAGAGGTTCAGCTACAAAGACTTTATGTGTTTTCTGATGCTTCTATCAAAGCCATTGCTGCTGTGGCCTATCTTAAAACAGTAGACATTAAAGGACAATGTCATATAGGCTTCGTCATGGGCAAAGCAAAACTTGCACCACTTCCTGAGCACACTATACCGAGACTAGAACTTTGTGCTGCAGTATTAGCAGTTGAGCTAGCTGAGATGATCGCAACAGAGATGCATTTGGAGATAAAAGATGCTGTGTTTTACACAGACAGCAAGGTAGTCTTGGGATATATCTACAACGAAAGCCGACGCTTCTATGTGTATGTCAACAACAGGGTTCTACGAATCAGGAGGTCAACTTTGCCAAAACAGTGGCATTTTGTTCCTACTGATCAAAATCCTGCAGACCAAGCAACTAGATCTGTTGCTGCCAACCGCCTTAAAGACACTACATGGTTTACAGGTCCTGCCTTTCTATACAGCTCAGAACACGGCACTACGGATCTTAAAACATTTGAACTTGTGGATGCTGACAAGGATGCAGAAATCCGTCCCAAGGCgtcgacactacacacagtgacttCAGACAATTACCTTAAGTCTCACCGATTCAGCAGATTCTCAACCTGGAAATCACTTGTTCGTGCCATCACTCT